In one window of Bradyrhizobium diazoefficiens DNA:
- a CDS encoding Ku protein, whose translation MAPRANWKGFLRLSLVTCPVALYPATSDSEKISFNQLNRQTGHRIKYLKVDADTGDEVPNEDIVKGYQLEKDQFIEVTKEELEEIALESTRTIEIDEFVDRTDIDPRYLIRPYYVRPDGKVGHDAFAVIRETIREMDKVAIGRVVLTNREHIIALEPMDKGLVGTLLRYPYEVRSEQEYFEEIQDVKVTKDMLDLAKHIVNQKAGRFDPEKFEDHYETALVDLINQKRAGKTIRPKERPKGENVVDLMEALRKSVGSAAAEAKVETKAAPKKTAKTPRKAAAGQKEMLMPIAGKKPAKETAAKKPAGRSQRKSA comes from the coding sequence ATGGCCCCGCGCGCCAACTGGAAAGGCTTCCTGCGTCTGTCCCTCGTCACCTGTCCCGTGGCGCTGTATCCGGCGACATCGGACAGCGAGAAGATCTCGTTCAACCAGCTCAATCGGCAGACCGGTCACCGCATCAAGTACCTCAAGGTCGACGCCGACACCGGCGACGAGGTGCCCAACGAAGATATCGTCAAGGGCTACCAGCTCGAGAAGGACCAGTTCATCGAGGTCACCAAGGAGGAGCTCGAGGAAATCGCGCTGGAGTCCACGCGCACCATCGAGATCGACGAGTTCGTCGACAGGACCGACATTGATCCGCGCTACCTGATCCGGCCCTACTACGTGCGTCCGGACGGCAAGGTCGGCCACGACGCCTTCGCCGTGATCCGCGAGACCATCCGCGAGATGGACAAGGTCGCGATCGGCCGTGTGGTGCTGACCAACCGCGAGCACATCATCGCGCTCGAGCCGATGGACAAGGGCCTCGTCGGCACGCTGCTGCGCTATCCTTACGAGGTGCGCAGCGAGCAGGAATACTTTGAAGAGATCCAGGACGTGAAGGTCACCAAGGACATGCTGGACCTGGCGAAGCACATCGTGAACCAGAAGGCGGGGCGGTTCGATCCGGAGAAGTTCGAGGACCACTATGAGACCGCGCTCGTCGACCTCATCAACCAGAAGCGCGCGGGCAAGACGATCAGGCCGAAGGAGCGACCCAAGGGCGAGAATGTGGTCGATCTGATGGAGGCGCTGCGAAAGAGCGTGGGAAGCGCTGCGGCCGAGGCCAAGGTCGAGACCAAAGCGGCCCCGAAGAAGACGGCCAAGACGCCGCGCAAGGCGGCGGCCGGCCAGAAGGAGATGCTGATGCCGATCGCCGGGAAGAAGCCGGCGAAGGAGACCGCGGCGAAGAAGCCGGCGGGCAGGTCGCAGCGGAAGTCCGCGTGA